In one Lachnospiraceae bacterium GAM79 genomic region, the following are encoded:
- a CDS encoding D-alanyl-D-alanine carboxypeptidase yields the protein MKQKIPAGFLFAWFLTAAVLLGSVIPVKALNMPVCQIPYYRTEGIRQDNNTGRTASEVKLSDNDLHALSAILLDGKNGRVLYDKAGEEVRANASTTKILTCILALEYGDPDDIVIVSSYAAKMPDVQLNIREGEEYRLKDLLYSLMLESHNDSAVAIAEYIGGSVEAFADLMNRKAIEVGCTNTHFITPNGLDAKDEYGIHGTTAEDLARIMRYCIRESPKREQFLAITRTATYSFTNVGGTRSFSCSNHNAFLNMMDGALTGKTGFTGSAGYCYVGALERDGKILIVALLGCGWPGNKTYKWADTKKLMNYGLANYQEHVITDDILQKNKIPVLSDSVYGTIKEDTETVGWECHFSETLLLRTDEQISVKYLLPEYLKCPIYAGMQAGSVVLLIGGKAFAIYSVTITENVQSESLYDFMKEYVKDYIDRNFF from the coding sequence ATGAAACAAAAAATTCCGGCAGGTTTTCTGTTTGCATGGTTTCTGACAGCAGCCGTGCTGCTTGGTTCCGTGATCCCTGTAAAAGCGTTAAATATGCCTGTATGCCAGATACCATATTATCGAACGGAGGGCATCAGGCAGGATAATAATACCGGTCGGACTGCTTCAGAAGTGAAGCTCTCGGACAATGACCTTCATGCTTTATCAGCTATCCTGTTGGATGGAAAAAATGGCAGGGTACTGTATGATAAAGCTGGTGAAGAGGTTCGGGCAAATGCCAGTACAACGAAGATTTTAACCTGTATCCTTGCGCTGGAATATGGTGATCCCGATGATATCGTTATAGTATCCTCTTATGCGGCAAAGATGCCGGATGTTCAGTTGAATATCAGAGAGGGTGAAGAATACCGGTTAAAAGATCTGCTTTATTCGCTGATGCTTGAAAGTCATAACGACAGTGCTGTTGCAATAGCTGAATATATTGGTGGAAGCGTTGAAGCATTTGCCGATCTGATGAATCGAAAAGCAATAGAAGTCGGCTGTACAAATACACATTTTATTACGCCTAATGGGCTGGATGCAAAGGATGAATATGGGATTCACGGAACGACCGCAGAGGATCTTGCCCGGATCATGCGGTATTGTATCAGAGAGTCACCGAAACGGGAACAGTTTCTTGCTATAACAAGAACAGCTACATATTCCTTTACAAATGTAGGGGGAACGAGAAGCTTTAGCTGTTCCAATCATAATGCTTTTCTGAATATGATGGATGGAGCTTTGACCGGAAAAACGGGATTTACCGGATCTGCAGGATATTGTTATGTCGGAGCGTTGGAGCGGGATGGAAAAATACTGATCGTTGCCCTTCTTGGCTGTGGGTGGCCGGGAAATAAGACCTATAAATGGGCAGATACAAAAAAATTAATGAATTACGGACTAGCAAATTATCAGGAGCATGTAATTACTGATGATATACTTCAAAAGAATAAGATACCGGTTCTTTCGGATTCTGTTTATGGAACAATAAAAGAAGATACAGAGACAGTTGGCTGGGAATGTCATTTTTCGGAAACTCTGCTTTTGCGGACAGATGAACAGATCTCGGTTAAGTATCTGCTGCCTGAGTATCTGAAATGCCCGATATATGCAGGAATGCAGGCAGGTTCTGTGGTGTTGTTAATTGGTGGGAAAGCATTTGCAATCTATTCGGTGACAATAACAGAAAATGTTCAAAGTGAATCTTTGTATGATTTCATGAAGGAATATGTAAAAGACTACATAGACAGGAATTTCTTCTGA
- the scpB gene encoding SMC-Scp complex subunit ScpB produces the protein MTPENTEKQPVTYKEYSTEYLVSAVEAILFSIGESVSVDRLAKALEMEIKKLSKQMEEVLAIYNQSDRGIKMVELENAYQLCTRNEYYDVLTKVVCTPKKPNLTDVLLETLSIVAYKQPITRPEIEAIRGVSCAHAINKLMEYGLVDEVGRLDAPGRPILFGTTEEFLRSFGVASTEELPMISPDKIEDFKKEAQEEANEITLGLDNES, from the coding sequence ATGACGCCGGAGAATACAGAGAAACAGCCGGTTACTTATAAAGAATACAGTACAGAATATCTTGTATCTGCGGTTGAGGCTATACTGTTTTCCATCGGAGAATCTGTGTCGGTTGACAGATTGGCAAAGGCACTTGAGATGGAAATAAAAAAGCTGTCCAAACAGATGGAAGAGGTACTTGCGATCTACAATCAGTCAGATCGTGGCATCAAGATGGTAGAACTTGAAAACGCTTATCAATTATGTACCAGAAATGAATACTACGATGTACTTACAAAGGTTGTCTGTACACCTAAGAAGCCGAATCTGACAGATGTACTTCTTGAAACCTTATCAATCGTAGCTTATAAACAGCCAATCACCAGACCGGAGATAGAGGCTATTCGAGGAGTTTCCTGTGCACATGCGATCAATAAGCTTATGGAATATGGATTAGTAGATGAGGTTGGACGGTTGGATGCTCCGGGACGACCGATTCTTTTTGGAACAACAGAAGAGTTTCTGCGAAGCTTTGGTGTTGCATCCACGGAAGAACTTCCGATGATCAGCCCGGATAAGATTGAGGATTTCAAGAAAGAAGCTCAGGAAGAGGCAAACGAGATCACACTTGGTTTGGATAATGAGTCATAA
- a CDS encoding segregation/condensation protein A, which produces MSAIDVKLNVFEGPLDLLLHLIEKNKVNIYDIPIVTITEQYLDYVNHMEEEDLDVMSEFLVMAATLIRIKSKMLLPKVTEDDEEEEDPRDELVRRLLEYKMYKYAASELKDLELDGAKAFYKKESIPAEVKNFKPAVDTVALISEYDINLERLNEIFKSVMRKQVEKVDPIRSKFKNIEREEISLEAKMAEIREQVRGLAGINFRTLLEMQASRSNIIVTFLAILELMKIGAIQIRQEEIFGEIIIDSRDDIETYELNSFTVSADKEDTNESASAEEKPDTI; this is translated from the coding sequence ATGTCGGCAATCGATGTAAAACTTAACGTATTTGAAGGACCGCTTGATCTGCTCCTTCATCTGATCGAAAAGAATAAAGTAAATATCTATGATATACCGATTGTAACGATCACAGAACAGTATCTGGATTATGTGAATCATATGGAGGAGGAAGATCTGGATGTTATGAGTGAGTTCCTCGTAATGGCGGCAACTCTGATTCGTATTAAATCCAAAATGCTTCTTCCTAAAGTGACGGAAGATGACGAAGAGGAAGAAGATCCAAGAGACGAGCTTGTTCGAAGGCTGTTGGAATATAAGATGTACAAATATGCAGCAAGTGAGCTGAAGGATCTGGAGCTTGATGGCGCAAAGGCATTCTATAAAAAAGAAAGCATTCCTGCTGAGGTGAAGAATTTCAAGCCAGCAGTAGATACGGTTGCTTTGATCTCTGAATATGACATCAATCTGGAAAGGCTGAATGAGATTTTTAAGTCTGTGATGCGGAAACAGGTTGAAAAGGTAGATCCGATCCGTAGTAAGTTTAAGAACATTGAAAGAGAAGAAATCTCTCTGGAAGCTAAGATGGCTGAGATTCGGGAACAGGTTCGTGGACTTGCCGGAATCAACTTTCGGACGCTGCTTGAGATGCAGGCTTCAAGGTCGAACATTATAGTAACGTTTCTTGCAATCTTAGAGCTTATGAAAATCGGAGCGATCCAGATTCGGCAGGAAGAAATCTTTGGAGAGATCATCATTGATTCTCGGGATGACATTGAAACATATGAGTTGAACAGTTTTACTGTCAGCGCAGATAAAGAAGATACGAATGAGTCTGCTTCCGCAGAGGAAAAGCCGGACACGATTTAA